In Canis lupus baileyi chromosome 15, mCanLup2.hap1, whole genome shotgun sequence, one genomic interval encodes:
- the LOC140605537 gene encoding ubiquitin-conjugating enzyme E2 E1-like: MSDDDSRASTSSSSPLSSNQQTKKETNTPKKKESKVSMSKNSKLLSTRAKSAGPKGDNIYEWRSTILGPPGSVYEGGVFFLDITFTPEYPFKPPKVTFRTRISHCNINRQGVIWLDILKDNWSPALTIFKVLLSICSLLTDCNPADPLVGSIATQYMTNRAEYDRMVRQWTKRYAT; encoded by the exons ATGTCGGATGATGATTCAAGGGCCAGCACCAGCTCCTCCTCACCTTTGTCCTCCAACcagcaaaccaagaaagaaacaaacacccCCAAGAAGAAGGAGAGTAAAGTCAGCATGAGCAAAAACTCCAAACTTCTCTCTACCAGAGCCAAGAGTGCTGGTCCCAAGGGCGATAACATCTATGAATGGAGATCAACCAttctggggcctccaggatccgTGTATGAGGGTGGTGTATTCTTCCTTGATATCACTTTTACACCAGAATACCCCTTCAAGCCTCCAAAGGTTACATTTCGGACAAGGATCTCTCACTGTAATATTAACCGTCAAGGAGTTATTTGGTTGgatatattaaaagataattgGAGTCCAGCACTaaccatttttaaagttctccttTCTATCTGCTCCCTTCTTACAGACTGTAATCCTG ctgaCCCTTTGGTGGGAAGTATTGCCACTCAGTATATGACCAACAGAGCAGAATATGACAGAATGGTCAGACAGTGGACCAAGAGATATGCCACATAA